Part of the Longimicrobiaceae bacterium genome is shown below.
GGTGAACCAGCCACGCTCCGGACCCGTCAGGGCCGAGCCCTCGGGCGGCTGCCAGGTGGCGACCTCCTCGATGCGCAGCGCCAGCTCGAAGTCCTTTTCCGTGATCCCCCCCGCGTCGTGCGTGGTGAGCTTCACCGTCAGGCGCGGGTAGCTGAGGAGGAGGTCCGGGTGGTGCCAGGCGGCCTCGCCCAGGTAGCCGACGGCGTTGGCGAGGAGCAGGGTGCGGTGCCACGCGCCGGTCTCGAAGACGCGGACCAGGTGCCCGTCCTCGTAGCGCCAGCTGGGAAGCTGCGCGGCCAGGCGCTCGCGAACGTCGTGCTCGTCGTGCGGTGCGGACATGGCGTGTCTCGCGGGTTCGGGTGGCGGTCTCGCGCGGGTCAGGGGGCGCGCAGG
Proteins encoded:
- a CDS encoding 4a-hydroxytetrahydrobiopterin dehydratase, encoding MSAPHDEHDVRERLAAQLPSWRYEDGHLVRVFETGAWHRTLLLANAVGYLGEAAWHHPDLLLSYPRLTVKLTTHDAGGITEKDFELALRIEEVATWQPPEGSALTGPERGWFT